GCCCTCAGATGGTAAAAAAACTTTTGGAACCTGCTATTACTTGCTTTGCCTTTGTCTTACTTTGCAAAGTAACTTTACCAATAAAAGATGATTGACAAATATAATTTTATCTCTAGAGTTGCAAAAAAGGTACTATTATGTTAGGGATGCAAAAAGTGAGCTAGTAGCATATTATATTGTCACAGAGGACAAAAGTTTTTGGAAGGCAATCTCTTATACTATTAAACTCACATTAGGCGTAGTAAAGGTCTTGACGGTAGTTGATTCAGATGAGAAGCACAATAGCCATACTAAAGGCCTTGAGAGCAGTTAATTTAGCTGAGACCCCAACTATCACTAGAGCAATTACTAGTTTACTACATGTAGAACTGTTCCTCTAGACCGGTTTGGGCAACCGTTCCTGAATTCTTGTCGTTCCAATATGTGCCTCTCAaccactctctccctctcgatGTCTTTCATTTTCAGTCCCTCTGTTGCTATCCCCGGTTCCTCTCTAAACCCCCTTCCTCCCGTTTGCgcttcccctctttctctcacttaATCCTTTGATCTCCTTGCTATCTCTTTCTCTgccccgctctctctctctttctcttgctcgTCGCCGATCGATCGACAAATCACTGCGCTGGCTCACCTGCTTGCCGTTGCAGCTTGCTGTTGCAGATATTCACAATCTACCATAGCTGAAGCTTCTTTATCCGCCTCAACAGGTGTTCGAAAAGAGGTCGAACAAAACGAGGTCTCTCATCCTTGTTCTGTCACTGCGTGCCATACCAGAGTATGTTCTCTGTTTTGTTATGCTTTTAGCTTTGAAATCTAAGTCACATAGGTGTGGAGTGCTGGTGCCAGAACAGcacatcttaaaaaaatttaagtattgttatcattataatatatatgacaacaaattgtctataaaccagaaaatgatcaaataacaaaatcaaaattgcaatttgcaaatcattaaataaaaatatctttttttataaattaaaacattaaaatcaatatttttacTTACCATGCTTTCTTTATAAATtggtaaaattatttttcttcatttaaataaaatatatgatgaTCACAGTTGTCAAGTTTATACAAATCATATGCCTTTTTCATGCTAGTTTATACAACACACAATATATAACGTGGCTGACAAATGATTCAGTGAACACCGGCTCCAATGTAATCAGATATGTATAGTGCATATACTGAAACTCAAAATTGTTGCCTTTCAGGCTCTCTTGCCACTGTCCCTCTGTTCTGTGTCGCCTTTCATCGCCCTCTTTCTGTGCTCAACATCCGCTGGCCACCTGGACCGCCAACGGCCACCCGCAGCGTTGGTGACAGGTGAAATCTCCCtttcttatttctctctttcctcctgCTGACTCTCAATCTTCATCTGTTGTGTCTCTAGTACTTATCGCTGACTCTCACCCTCGATCTCACGGTTCGCTTGTTCTATCGATGCGTCTCAGAGAAACAATGAAGTgtagaaaaaggaaatcaaaatttctATGAGATAGAAGCTACCCACGGTCTCCAATTTTTCCCACATCCTCAGCAGAAAGATAATCAATATTTCTTTGTAGCAGAAAGTTAGGAAGGGACAAGAGGATCCAACCTGATCTCAAAGACAGTGTCGAAGATAAGTGACCGCCGGTGGAGgtcgaagagagagagagagcagcagaCGCCGAAAGGAGAGGATGCCACCGGTGGAGGTAGAAAACTGAGATTGAGCAGCTGCTGCTGCCAGTGGAGGTAGAAGACTGGAGAGGATGCCGCCTGTGGAGGtagaagatggagagagagagcagcgggAAGGGGTGAAGTGCACGATTAATCGATTTTTACATAAATAAATGGGCATGAGAGGCGACAAAGAGAAGGCAGACAGCCTCCCTTCCCTATACTAGTCTTCATGTTAAGAAGCTTAATtaacaaggacaagactatCACACACGTGAACCTGTTCGATCCAGAGGATCGAGAGAGCGCGAAAACGAAAGACGCCTGCTGCATCAGCCTCGGCCGTTGACGATGGGAATTCAATCTGAGGGAtggctaaaaatttaaaaattatacttGAATGCACTATaagcaaaaaattataaattcatAGCTCAAAACACACTGAGATGTTGCTAAGAACGCCATATGAAATCGTCGGACGCTTCTGAAGAATTAATATGGGGGCAACGACGATGCCAAAAGACCTTCTCATATACGCTAAATGCAAGTAAAAATAACTGCTTTACAATCTACCGTCAAACAGTTGGAACCAAAAGCACTACATGATAAGGTATATCAGAATGAATCATTGTCTTGAAGCCAGTGAACCCTACAGTGATTGAGTAAGAATCTCAGTTCTAAACAACCATATTGATCCTTCCATAGGCAAAATCTTGAAATGCGATCGGGCATCAGCTTGTGTCGTACTTGGGATCCGCCATTACATAGTGGTAAGCAATTACCAGGACAACTATCATGATGCCAAGGAAATTGGCAAAGAAGCCCAAGTCATTATCATCCATCATCCTGCGTCAAATAGAATAACTGTTACCATTTCCCAAATGTTAATGACGCCTATAATATAACAAAGAGTAGGCCATAGTCCAGCTAGAAAATTTACACAAAACCAAATGCTCGTTATTATTAAAGCAATTATGTAAGAACATTCAGAGAAGATAAAGCAAATCTTTATTTAAAGACTGTGCAAGGTGATTGGAAAAGTTGAAAGAGGGGTGAGGACATTTAAGTACGGTAAGAAAGTTTTCATATCTTTGTCTAGGAAAGGTC
Above is a window of Nymphaea colorata isolate Beijing-Zhang1983 chromosome 8, ASM883128v2, whole genome shotgun sequence DNA encoding:
- the LOC116259060 gene encoding dolichyl-diphosphooligosaccharide--protein glycosyltransferase subunit 4C-like, with the protein product MMDDNDLGFFANFLGIMIVVLVIAYHYVMADPKYDTS